The DNA window GTTAGCACCACTCGTCGCCGCAGTTCTCGATGGTCCCATGCGTCTTTTCTCATCGCTAGGAGCGCAGTCGCCTGTATGACTGCAGTGAGATTCATGTTATTTTCACCCAAccataccaaaaaaaatttccttggaACAAAAATCAGCAGAAGATTTAGCAAAGTTCGTAGAGATTTCACCTCCACCAAGGAATCAACAAAACGAGGGGAACATCTGAAAGATGTCGAATCAAAATCCACTGTGGTATGTGTAGGTGTAGAATTTTTGGTAATATACTGACATTAGTTGACGAATTAATCGAACATCTTCTAGAGAAGTGACAAAAGTCGAAATAATCAGAAGAACAATTATTTGAAGAAGTTGCTGAGATGCTGGAACATTCCTAAGGTCAGCGAGACTTACCACACTGTCATTTCTACGAATGGCAGCGGAACGTTTCACATTACAAATGCGCGCTCACTCATATGTTTTAGAATGTGCTGTACCCCAGTGTTTAGAATATATTCGATAATAACCTGATAGGAAACCAGAATCATATTACTAAATTGTTTCTTCACAGTTACTCTAAAtttagcataccacgaatatgaCGTGGTAAGCGAATCCAcggaaaaagctagagatgatgTTGTAGATTGTTGTAGAACCGAGGTGGTCCTGGAATCTGTGCactacccgaactctacgctttcatTCTgagttccgcaccacgtcaaaattgtgatacgctgccttcaagtaAATGAGGTCTTCACCTGAACAACACTAGTCACTAGTCCAGAATATGAAAACTTGTATTTCACGTAATTGCTGTACAACCtgcatttttcgaaaaagtagTGGTCTTACCGGTTTTCTTTGTAGTCTTCTTCGTTGTTTTGCGTCctaaaaaagaagtttcttcctgtttcacagggaaaacacgaaaaatacAGGGTTTTACCACCTCCTCCAGGACGTCCACCGCCGCCGCTGCCATCGCCATTGTTATCACCTCCTCCAGGGCGTCCACCGCTGCCGCTGCCACCTCCTCCAGGGCgtccaccgccgccgccgccgctgccATCGCCGTTGTTGCCACTTCCTCCAGGGCGTCCACCGCCGCCGCTGCCATCGCCGTTGTTGCCACTTCCTCCAGGGCGTCCACCGCCGCCGCTGCCACCGCCATTGTTGCCACCTCCTCCACGGCGTCCACCGCCGCCGCTGCCaccgccgccaccgccactGCTTCCACCGCCGCCACCGCCATTGCTTCCAtcgccgccaccgccacctCCTCCACGGCGTCCACCGCCGCCGCTGCCaccgccgccaccgccactGCTTCCACCGCCGCCACCGCCATTGCTTCCATAGCCGCCACCGCCACTGCTTCCATCGCCGCCACTGCTTCCATCGCCGCCACTGCTTCCATCGCCGCCACCGCCACTGCTTCCATCGCCGCCACCGCCACTGCTTCCATCGTCACCATCGCCATTGCTTCCATAGCCGCCACCGCCACTGCTTCCATCGCCGCCACTGCTTCCATCGCCGCCACCGCCACTGCTTCCATCGTCCCCACCTCCACTGCTTCCATCGCCGCCATCGCCACTGCTTCCATCGCCGCCACCGCCACTGCTTCCaccgccgccaccgccaccgccgccaccgccaccgccaccgccttgttttttatttccatcagCTTAACAGGCATATTTGAGATCTTAGCTGTGCGTATACCTCAGACTCGATTAATAAGACTGCTAGTTTTTACGGTGAAGCATTCACTCTTATTGCTAGTAAACAGAACCGTTATACTCGTGGAATATCAAACACGGATGTGGTCCATGATGAAGCACACCTGTACCTTATTGTAGGCGCGGTTGTAGTACAAGGCTCAAATTAATACGTCCgagtgctttttttaaatcaaagcTACTACCACGTAAACAACTTTAAAACGATGTGATCTTTGACACAACAACGGAGAGATTTCTCTTGATTTGTCGTCTGAGAGTCGAATTGAACACAAGTCTTGCGCAGCGCTAACTAGGAACATAACCATAAAGTCGTACAAACACAATGCACTTCTCTAGTGAGAATTGTTAATTCGAAACCAACTAAATCATTTTTAAAGATGAAATCGATGTGTTCGTGATTAAAAAATCTGCTCATATATTACCGTACATTGTCTTGTTATATGCGTGCTGTTGTGAAAGAGTGAGCATCCATGCTAACAACGACAAGATGAAAAATATAgtgtagaagaaaaacgtaaaTCGAATATGCAAGTCCAATGTAAGAAACCTGAAAAGCttttcaagcttttttctgttgcttATTTTCCCTACATTGCAATTATTCTGCATGTGTTTTCCTCTTCAATTCATCATTCTCCGTTTTTTTAATGGACTTTTGTTCACAAAGGTATTTCCTCTCGTTTTCTCGTACTCGGTCATTCTCTCTATTACTCCCATTCTCTATCATTATACAAAATATATTATCTCATTCTCTTTTGACTCAATTTTTAAGCACGCTtcttcaaggttttttttttgattgtggTTGTTATTTTCCAAACTAATGCCATTTCTTGTAACaagggagttttttttgtggtcgATTACTTTACCTACAGATCGTCAAAGAACTGTCTTCAAACCTTTAGAACAAGTCAAGGAGTAAATGCATGTTTAAAGAGTTCACTGAATCCTACGAATTTCATGATttataaagaaattttgataAATATTCACCTCCATATGTTTGCTTCAGTTTTTCTAAACACTTAGTCGACTTCGGGCTCCGTTTATAAGATGGCGACTTTTTCCAGAGATCCTTGAATTATCACAGATATTTTAAGGATACTTTCAGTTTCTTAGGTCTTAAGCCAACTTTTAGAaatcctttaaattttttctctagaaagtTTTTGCTTGCGGAAAATTTACGAAATATCCACAATCAAAAGAGAGAGAATATCTGCCTAACTTTGGAACGTTGAAAATTTCTAGTAAGAGTGCCTGGATGAACATTATTACGGACAACAAAAGACAAGAAACAGCTTGATAATTGATTTTTGCTCATTTGGAAAAACTTCTTGCTTTCCAAACGTAcgtaaaacaaataaaaattaagaaactgTGGAACACGGAAAAAGAGCAGCAAGAGATGGCAAAAGCAACGCAAGCaacaaaagaactgaaaaaaaaatgctaactttatcttatttttcaacaaatttaaaatcacAATTCTTCCTACGATTTTCGCCTTTTCAAAGAGGAATAACATTATATACGTTTTTTATGattataaaaagataaaagagaaCGTGCGCATCGTTGATCAATACCTATTGGCTggacttcaattctgaatcgtttgaCGTTTATGAATGCGTGCGCAGCTGAATAATGACTCGCGGAAGAAAACCGTATCCAAACAATTCTGATACCAATCTATCGAGCCCGAGGGGTATTTTGAGACTATTGATTGGTTATACAATCACAGACGAACCTCTCACCTACTGTCCCATACTCATTTTCGATAATAGATTCCACAGTTCttcctcactagagggatcacagccggttagtcgcaaAGCTATGTGGCTCGTCCGCAGGTGGAGGAAAGGGGCTAATCGCGGGACCTACCTGCCTGCACTGaaacgcaggtggattcaggggatgcaCTCTGTGTTTCTGATGTGCAAGGGCTGACTCATATCctgcacgtcggtccggccgaAAGCCTGTGaccaagtgactgggaggtgcaagggagacGATTTGgtgtcgcctccaacaaataagctccacacgTCCACTCCGGAAGAAAGCACCGTTCTCTCCACTCTTGGAGGTCTTCTTTTACCGCTTCTTCGCAAAGCGTTGCGAGCTCAAATTGGTGTCTGTCCTTCACTTTAACTCATGCAGCTCCACACTGAAGTATTAACTAAAGAGGTTACAGGCCCCTGCAAATAGTTTTAGAACTCTTGCCGTTCTCATACAGTGTACAGAAGAATTTTTACGATCCGATCACATTCATCCCCGATGGTGTCGACGGTACGGTAACGATTCGGCGGAACCTCTCAAAGGCCCATATAGCAGATAAGATGCGCCAAACTAAATGGTGCAGGTACATCGTTCGTCGTCGTGACAACGTCGTTGCCTACACCTGTGCCCTGTGTCCTCACGTAACCAATCAAGGACCGAGATCAAGCcgaaaatggaacaaaaaaaaatcatctgaaAGCCTATTAAAGAGTATGATGACATGAGACAATCAAGGATTCATTCCGACTGACTGAAGACGAAACTAGGTGAAATGGTACAGACTAGGTACGGTAGAAAAGTGTACGCATTAAGGGGAACTCAAATACTCGCCGTATGTGTTCGGTCAAAGTTCTCGTTACGGTTGATAGTTTTTCAAACAACTGCATAAAACACAACGAAGCGATAACTCAATTCAGAAATATCAAAGTATTATTGAAGTTTGTAATGATATCTGGGATTTTTCAGTGATAAGTTTGTAGATCTTCTTCTTATAACAGCGATATTGTAGTCACATTGCGGAGGTTGTAAATTGTTCTTAAAGCTTTgaatttccaaatattttttagtGTTAAATTGTCCTCATTTCATATCACATAGTGTCAGCTTTCTaccaaaacacaaaacaaaaatattagaaaagaTTGAAACTTATTcaagtgacttttttttagctatAAAGTTGAGAACGAGCATTACGATGAAGCTGTAACTGGATTCCCTGCACATTTCTAAGCTAACATTTCTTGTTGCTAATACACTGGACGAACATCAGcgatgtattatattatttatgtagtaaagtcaaaacgacatgaagcacggcggtTAGTTGTGctagcggttgcgctcgaagcggtgcactGGGACGAGGTGGTTACGATCGAATAACGACCCCTGGtgtcaccgttcattgctgtacttcgcgatggtcccaccccgattccaaccgttgtcTCTatcgcaccgtttcgagcgcaaccgcttacggaattgcaccttgcttcatatcgttttgaccggactatagttcaaattcatttcttgctaaataTCTACAAATGACTTACTCTATATGATCATAACCGCTAGAAATTATTGACACTATTGCAGTTTTAAACTACCTGGAACATGAGCTGCAACAGTCATTCAAAGGACCATTCCCATTAAAGCAGCTTAATTATTTCCAGTGGATATGATCACATATAGTAAGAGTTATGCGTTGATATCTaagcagaaatgaaagaaaagataaggAAGAATGAAGAAGGTAAGCTACATTACTATTATATCGTCATTActttctacttatttattatcattccGCCAGCACCACTTTCGCGAAAACCCATTGAACTCTCCATTTTAAAGGAGTATCAACAacatagtattttttttaaagaagtttaCCATGATATAATCGATATTCTTATTACAAAGGTCCTCCGTGCAGAAGCACGCCAATTCTTGACTCATGTGGTTGTAGAAACATCCGACGGAAACCAacttctgaaagaaaacatattcATATGGTTTGCATCGATATACGATGCGTATAGTTAAAATAATAGGGCAACTGTccgagaaaagagaagaaaaaaacaaacaaacagacaaATTCTTGCTATTTTCAGCTTATAattcactttatttacttttttattcactcacatatatgtataaatatgtaaatacacaaataaatacataaatagaaACATATATGCGCACATTGAAAGAAACATATGTACATGCAGCTCACAtatatacgtacatacatacacgcaTCTTATACCTAAATTGCTCACACAAACACATCGCATAAAATGGCGTGAGAAACGGCCTTCGAGTTCAGATTTCTTTACGAGGCACATTACAACGCCCCCTCCCCCCCTTTTACATGCGccagttccctcagcagcatatttattcgttttacTTGCTTGATCCTTACCATCCTCGATCTTTTCTATTCATCTCAAACTTCAACCTACCTAGAGTAGAGTATAGGAAGTCACAATTGAAAAACTAGGTCTCATAAAAAGAAGTGTCTCCACTAAAATAGTGTAAAGCATATAATATAAAGCATTGATATCAAGTATACACAAAAAGACGCCTTAACTCTactaaatttattcatttattcagtCACTATTATTACTTTGCTACCTGAACCACCTACAGCTCTGCAAATCAGCAGATCTGACACATACACTCACATATACTCTGAAATATTTCAcaggcaaataaaaaaatcaaaattttcacaacGAATATAGCGCTTTTTACTCAAGGACCACATGAGTTGCCGTGTTTTGCAACTTTTGAAGGgttgaaataaaatacatattaaagggagcatatcacgagtctggggtggtacggatttcaggtggaaaatCCATTTACGGGgtcctagattatggagacggggtggttctgctcatctgtccctgaatcactgcaagcagtcggtccctgaatgctgttttgtacgatgccttctattagaacgcgccacccttgcacgcgtagcgtcccttactgcctatcggggcgctccgaattgattttcgacgaatcgcagggcggagacggcgcaaggggtggagcgttgcaaaagatggcgtcgtacaaaacagcattctggaggcggctgtttgcagtgatgcagagatgacgcaccacctcagattcgttatatgctccctttaaa is part of the Necator americanus strain Aroian chromosome V, whole genome shotgun sequence genome and encodes:
- a CDS encoding hypothetical protein (NECATOR_CHRV.G17684.T1) translates to MIYRDECLVVNLLLLTLLLPVIESLKCAINFSGRSKSGDDSYCIIQLPRSCDTHSVELTILPKAEVTKLVSVGCFYNHMSQELACFCTEDLCNKNIDYIMDLWKKSPSYKRSPKSTKCLEKLKQTYGADGNKKQGGGGGGGGGGGGGGGSSGGGGDGSSGDGGDGSSGGGDDGSSGGGGDGSSGGDGSSGGGGYGSNGDGDDGSSGGGGDGSSGGGGDGSSGGDGSSGGDGSSGGGGDGSNGGGGGGSSGGGGGGSGGGGRRGGGGNNGGGSGGGGRPGGSGNNGDGSGGGGRPGGSGNNGDGSGGGGGGRPGGGGSGSGGRPGGGDNNGDGSGGGGRPGGGRKTTKKTTKKTGGGGGDGSGGGGGGGRGGGGGGGSGSGTGGGNGAGGGAGSGAGGSGGGGYGGGGGSGGEDGDESDNGGDSHVIGLDGKNSKSGADSSDDSSIDLMTIFILLLLAIVLIILAVVGVILLSRHQREQKQKAESKNSKNKKGGKGGKGEKGGAKAGGKGGNKTPAKEP
- a CDS encoding hypothetical protein (NECATOR_CHRV.G17684.T2); the encoded protein is MYNLLLLTLLLPVIESLKCAINFSGRSKSGDDSYCIIQLPRSCDTHSVELTILPKAEVTKLVSVGCFYNHMSQELACFCTEDLCNKNIDYIMDLWKKSPSYKRSPKSTKCLEKLKQTYGADGNKKQGGGGGGGGGGGGGGGSSGGGGDGSSGDGGDGSSGGGDDGSSGGGGDGSSGGDGSSGGGGYGSNGDGDDGSSGGGGDGSSGGGGDGSSGGDGSSGGDGSSGGGGYGSNGGGGGGSSGGGGGGSGGGGRRGGGGGGGDGSNGGGGGGSSGGGGGGSGGGGRRGGGGNNGGGSGGGGRPGGSGNNGDGSGGGGRPGGSGNNGDGSGGGGGGRPGGGGSGSGGRPGGGDNNGDGSGGGGRPGGGRKTTKKTTKKTGGGGGDGSGGGGGGGRGGGGGGGSGSGTGGGNGAGGGAGSGAGGSGGGGYGGGGGSGGEDGDESDNGGDSHVIGLDGKNSKSGADSSDDSSIDLMTIFILLLLAIVLIILAVVGVILLSRHQREQKQKAESKNSKNKKGGKGGKGEKGGAKAGGKGGNKTPAKEP